In one window of Brassica rapa cultivar Chiifu-401-42 chromosome A07, CAAS_Brap_v3.01, whole genome shotgun sequence DNA:
- the LOC117126696 gene encoding uncharacterized protein LOC117126696 — MGGQTIALMTYCKLCRTCYLKTILHTSTYDVKKFLKSFDMGYQKIHACVNDCCLFRKKLKTAESCPKCKASRWKTNMHTGEIKKGVPQKVLRYFLVIPRLKRMFRSEQLAMDLRWHFNKKSTDGKLRHPVDSVTWQSMNDKYPAFAAEERNLRLGLSTDGFNPFSMKNSRYSCWPVLLVNYNMAPHLCMKEENIMLSLLIPGPHQPGNSIDVYLEPLIEDLKHLWCIGELTYDAVSKTTFTLKAMLLWTISDFPAYGNLAGCKVKGKMGCPICGKHTYSLCLSNSRKFVFMGHRKCLPPLHSFRGKKTWFDGKTEHGTKGRILTGRNVSFVLRNYNNVFGNRKQSGKKRATRVDIPSDNEEELSESDEDEDIGEKDEEELSRWKKRSIFFSFPYWEELPVRHNLDVTHVERNVAASLIATLLHCGNSKDGLKARKDLESLGIRKDLHTKAQGKRTLLPAAPWSLSKSEKLTFFKRLFDFKGQWVEE; from the exons ATGGGTGGTCAGACAATAGCTTTGATGACTTACTGCAAACTTTGCCGAACATGTTACCTGAAGACCATACTGCACACATCAACTTATGATGTCAAGAAGTTTTTGAAATCTTTTGATATGGGATATCAAAAAATTCATGCTTGTGTGAACGACTGCTGCTTATTTAGAAAGAAGCTGAAGACGGCTGAGAGTTGCCCAAAATGCAAGGCGTCTAGATGGAAGACCAACATGCATACTGGTGAAATCAAGAAGGGTGTTCCACAGAAGGTTTTGAGATACTTTCTAGTAATACCTCGCTTGAAAAGGATGTTCAGATCGGAGCAACTTGCAATGGATTTACGATGGCATTTCAATAAAAAGAGCACAGATGGGAAACTGCGTCATCCAGTAGATTCTGTTACTTGGCAGTCAATGAATGACAAGTATCCGGCGTTCGCAGCGGAGGAGAGGAACTTGCGACTTGGGCTTTCAACAGATGGGTTTAATCCATTCAGTATGAAGAACAGCCGATACAGTTGTTGGCCTGTATTACTGGTGAATTACAACATGGCTCCTCACCTATGTATGAAGGAGGAGAACATAATGCTCAGTCTGCTGATTCCAGGACCCCATCAACCGGgtaatagtattgatgtatACTTAGAACCTCTGATAGAAGATTTAAAACATCTGTGGTGCATAGGCGAGTTAACATACGATGCAGTTAGTAAGACAACCTTTACGCTTAAGGCAATGCTTCTTTGGACTATTAGTGATTTCCCCGCATATGGGAATCTTGCTGGTTGTAAAGTGAAGGGTAAGATGGGTTGTCCTATATGCGGGAAGCACACATATAGTTTGTGTCTGAGTAATAGTAGGAAATTTGTATTTATGGGCCACCGGAAATGTTTGCCTCCCTTACATAGTTTCAGAGGAAAGAAGACTTGGTTTGATGGGAAAACTGAACACGGGACAAAGGGAAGGATACTGACGGGTAGGAATGTCTCATTTGTCCTGAGAAATTACAATAATGTGTTTGGTAATAGAAAACAGTCTGGGAAAAAGAGAGCTACTCGAGTTGACATACCATCTGATAACGAGGAGGAACTAAGTGAAtctgatgaagatgaagatataGGAGAGAAAGACGAAGAGGAATTGTCTAGATGGAAGAAACGTTCGATTTTTTTCTCATTTCCTTATTGGGAG GAGCTACCTGTTCGACATAATCTAGACGTTACGCATGTGGAGCGGAATGTGGCTGCAAGCTTGATTGCCACATTATTACATTGTGGCAATTCAAAGGATGGTCTAAAGGCTAGAAAGGATCTTGAAAGTCTTGGTATCAGGAAGGATTTGCATACAAAAGCTCAGGGTAAAAGGACATTACTCCCAGCAGCTCCATGGTCTTTGTCAAAGTCAGAGAAACTCACATTCTTTAAGCGGCTCTTTGATTTTAAAGGGCAATGGGTAGAGGAATGA
- the LOC103846244 gene encoding putative polyol transporter 1, which produces MSSSGIEKGVVTTEVEAPRGNRSRFAFACAILASMTSIILGYDIGVMSGAAIFIKEDLKLSDVQLEILMGILNIYSLVGSGAAGRTSDWIGRRYTIVLAGAFFFCGALLMGFATNYPFIMVGRFVAGIGVGYAMMIAPVYTAEVAPATSRGFLSSFPEIFINIGILLGYVSNYFFSKLPVHLGWRFMLGVGSIPSVCLAIGVLAMPESPRWLVLQGRIGDAFKVLDKTSNTKEEAISRLNDIKRAAGIPEDMTDDVIVVPNRKSAGKGVWKDLIVRPTPAVRHILIACLGIHFAQQASGIDAVVLYSPTIFQKAGLKSKNDQLLATVAVGVVKTLFIVVGTCVVDRFGRRALLLTSMGGMFLSLTALGTSLTVIDRNPGQTLKWAIGLSVTTVMTFVATFSIGAGPVTWVYCSEIFPVRLRAQGASLGVMLNRLMSGIIGMTFLSLSKGLTIGGAFLLFAGVAAAAWVFFFTFLPETRGMPLEEMESLFGSYTANKKKNVTNEGTEVVEEH; this is translated from the exons ATGAGTTCCTCTGGAATAGAAAAAGGTGTTGTTACTACAGAGGTCGAGGCGCCGAGGGGGAATAGAAGCCGGTTTGCTTTTGCATGTGCAATCTTAGCCTCCATGACTTCAATCATTCTTGGTTACG ACATTGGAGTGATGAGTGGAGCTgcaatttttataaaagaagaTTTGAAACTGTCAGACGTACAGCTTGAGATTCTCATGGGAATTTTAAACATCTACTCCCTGGTAGGTTCAGGCGCCGCGGGGAGAACTTCTGATTGGATCGGGAGACGATACACCATAGTGTTGGCAGGAGCCTTCTTCTTTTGTGGTGCCCTTCTCATGGGGTTTGCCACAAATTATCCTTTCATTATGGTTGGCCGTTTTGTAGCTGGTATTGGCGTCGGTTATGCTATGATGATTGCACCGGTTTACACAGCTGAAGTTGCTCCTGCTACTTCTCGTGGTTTTCTCAGCTCTTTCCCTGAG ATATTTATCAACATTGGTATACTTCTTGGGTACGTATCAAATTACTTTTTCTCCAAGCTTCCGGTGCATCTTGGGTGGCGGTTCATGTTAGGTGTCGGATCAATTCCCTCGGTGTGCCTAGCCATCGGAGTGTTGGCAATGCCTGAGTCTCCGAGATGGCTAGTCCTCCAGGGTCGCATTGGGGATGCTTTTAAAGTTCTTGACAAAACTTCAAACACCAAAGAAGAGGCCATCTCTAGACTCAATGACATCAAACGGGCTGCCGGAATCCCAGAGGACATGACAGACGATGTTATAGTTGTTCCCAACAGGAAGAGTGCCGGAAAAGGCGTGTGGAAGGATCTTATTGTCCGGCCAACCCCTGCTGTCCGACATATCCTAATAGCATGTCTCGGTATCCATTTCGCTCAGCAAGCCTCCGGAATTGACGCGGTCGTCCTTTACTCTCCGACCATCTTCCAAAAGGCTGGCCTGAAATCCAAGAATGACCAGCTCTTGGCAACTGTTGCTGTTGGAGTTGTCAAAACACTCTTTATTGTTGTAGGGACTTGCGTGGTCGATCGGTTTGGACGTCGTGCCTTGTTGCTCACGAGTATGGGCGGAATGTTTCTTTCCTTGACCGCGCTTGGGACTAGTCTTACAGTCATCGACAGAAATCCAGGACAGACACTCAAGTGGGCTATTGGGCTTAGCGTTACAACGGTAATGACGTTTGTAGCAACATTCTCAATAGGTGCAGGACCAGTGACGTGGGTCTACTGCTCAGAGATATTCCCTGTGAGGCTAAGAGCTCAAGGGGCAAGTTTGGGAGTGATGTTGAATAGATTGATGAGTGGTATTATCGGAATGACATTCCTATCGCTTTCTAAAGGTTTGACCATTGGTGGTGCATTCCTTCTCTTTGCCGGAGTTGCTGCTGCTGCATGGGTCTTCTTCTTTACTTTTCTTCCAGAGACACGAGGTATGCCTTTGGAAGAAATGGAGAGTCTTTTCGGGAGCTACACtgcaaacaagaagaaaaatgtTACGAACGAAGGTACAGAAGTGGTTGAGGAACACTGA